In the Flagellimonas sp. MMG031 genome, one interval contains:
- the galE gene encoding UDP-glucose 4-epimerase GalE has product MKILVTGGLGFIGSHTVVELQNDGYEVVVVDNLSNASLDVLDGIENITGMRPFFEEFDLRDKAKVRLFFQKYTDIEGVIHFAASKAVGESVDEPLLYYENNLVSLINILQELKKRRKGSFIFSSSCTVYGQADEMPISEDAQVKPAESPYGNTKQVSEEIIRDTCKVCPMLNAIALRYFNPIGAHPSGKIGELPIGMPQNLVPFITQTGAGLRAQLSVFGNDYPTKDGTCIRDYIYVVDLARAHVVALLRLLEGKNDSDYEVFNLGTGKGSSVLEVIQSFERISGKKLNYEIIDRRAGDVVQAYANTTRANEILGWKAEHDIDYAIKTAWEWQTRML; this is encoded by the coding sequence ATGAAAATACTTGTAACAGGGGGACTGGGCTTTATAGGTTCCCATACCGTTGTTGAACTTCAAAATGATGGTTATGAGGTTGTAGTCGTGGACAATCTTTCCAATGCCTCATTGGATGTTTTGGACGGCATCGAAAACATCACGGGAATGCGACCCTTTTTTGAGGAGTTTGACCTGAGGGACAAAGCAAAGGTCCGATTGTTTTTTCAGAAATACACCGATATTGAAGGTGTGATTCATTTTGCTGCCTCCAAGGCTGTTGGTGAAAGTGTTGATGAACCACTTTTATATTACGAGAATAATTTGGTTAGCTTAATCAATATTCTTCAGGAACTGAAGAAGCGACGGAAAGGCAGTTTCATTTTTAGTAGCTCCTGTACGGTATATGGTCAGGCCGATGAGATGCCAATTTCCGAGGATGCCCAGGTAAAACCAGCGGAGTCCCCTTATGGCAATACCAAGCAAGTGAGCGAGGAAATTATTCGTGATACCTGTAAGGTGTGCCCAATGCTCAACGCCATAGCACTGCGGTATTTTAATCCGATCGGAGCCCATCCTTCCGGTAAAATCGGCGAACTGCCCATTGGTATGCCCCAAAACTTAGTGCCTTTTATAACACAGACCGGTGCGGGCCTAAGGGCCCAGCTTTCAGTTTTTGGTAACGATTATCCCACAAAAGACGGAACCTGTATCAGGGATTATATATATGTTGTCGATCTCGCCCGAGCACATGTGGTTGCATTGTTACGGCTTTTGGAAGGTAAAAATGACAGCGATTATGAAGTCTTCAATTTAGGAACGGGAAAAGGAAGTTCGGTATTGGAGGTGATCCAAAGTTTTGAACGTATTTCCGGCAAAAAACTGAACTATGAAATTATCGATAGAAGAGCTGGTGATGTGGTACAGGCCTATGCGAATACCACAAGGGCAAATGAAATATTGGGTTGGAAGGCGGAACACGACATTGATTATGCAATAAAAACGGCATGGGAATGGCAAACCAGGATGTTATGA
- a CDS encoding aldose epimerase family protein, whose product MANQDVMTVSGMFQGREVRKYTLANKNGMEVDVLNYGGIISRWTAPDKQGKFENVVLSFDDPMQYLTENPFLGALIGRYGNRIANGQFTLDGNTFTLCKNHGKHHLHGGFKGFDKVFWDISVLDTSKGTALELSYTSPHGEEGYPGKLQVTVTYTLLDTNELDVRYLAKTDRPTIVNLTQHSYFNLSGNLCSPVLDHEIFLNADSFLPVDDELVPTGELRDVCGTPFDFRKPKLIGKDIEKHHEQLSFGNGYDHCWSLNTAENKFQLAASAYHGKSGRFLQVYTSEPGIQFYSGNFLDVKLPGKSESSYSNRCGFCLETQHFPDTPNHTHFPTVTLKPEETYFSRTLFKLSSH is encoded by the coding sequence ATGGCAAACCAGGATGTTATGACGGTTTCAGGTATGTTTCAAGGAAGGGAAGTCAGGAAATACACTTTGGCCAACAAAAACGGGATGGAAGTGGATGTGCTGAACTACGGTGGAATCATTAGCCGTTGGACAGCCCCGGACAAACAAGGAAAATTTGAGAATGTGGTTCTCAGTTTTGATGACCCCATGCAATACCTGACCGAAAATCCTTTTTTAGGTGCATTGATCGGCAGATATGGCAATCGGATTGCCAATGGACAATTTACCCTTGACGGCAACACCTTTACGTTATGTAAAAACCATGGAAAGCACCATCTCCATGGTGGTTTTAAGGGGTTCGATAAAGTGTTTTGGGATATATCGGTATTGGATACATCCAAAGGTACCGCTTTGGAATTATCATATACCAGTCCTCACGGAGAGGAAGGCTACCCTGGCAAACTGCAGGTAACCGTAACATATACACTATTGGATACCAATGAACTTGATGTTCGGTACTTGGCAAAAACAGATAGGCCTACTATAGTAAATCTAACCCAACATAGCTATTTTAATCTATCAGGTAACCTTTGTAGTCCCGTTTTGGACCATGAAATCTTTTTGAATGCCGATAGTTTTCTTCCAGTGGATGACGAATTGGTTCCTACAGGTGAACTTCGTGATGTTTGCGGAACCCCGTTTGATTTTAGAAAACCCAAGTTGATAGGGAAGGACATAGAGAAGCATCATGAACAGTTAAGTTTTGGAAACGGATATGATCATTGTTGGTCGCTCAACACAGCTGAAAATAAATTTCAATTGGCTGCTTCGGCATATCACGGTAAATCAGGTCGCTTTTTACAGGTCTATACATCGGAACCAGGAATTCAATTTTATAGCGGAAACTTTTTGGACGTGAAATTACCTGGCAAATCGGAGAGCTCTTATTCAAATCGATGCGGTTTTTGTTTGGAAACACAACATTTTCCTGATACTCCTAATCATACGCATTTTCCAACGGTTACCTTAAAGCCGGAGGAAACTTATTTTTCAAGAACGCTGTTTAAGCTTTCAAGCCATTGA
- a CDS encoding formylglycine-generating enzyme family protein, with protein MIQKKRSLVPSCTILATLLMAIGCNGKKEKDTVPKEGQSNISIDIMMDQPKSLETPDGMVWIPGGIFYQGAVASDKMAMAHEKPVHQVAVDGFFMDIHEVTNAQFSRFVEETGYVTVAEREIDWEELKQQLPEGTPKPHDSILQPGSLVFKKTKSSVPNLYDYSQWWEWKMGAKWKEPNGPGSSIEGKEDHPVVHIAYEDAQAYCKWAGRRLPTEAEWEYAARAGMEESIFFWGNDHSQLSFFANSWEGEFPVKNTMEDGFENSAPVMSYPRNDFGLYDMAGNVWEWTSDWYNTNYYQTLASNGEVDQNPKGATNAFNPNNTYVKERVIKGGSFLCSASYCASYRISARMATSPDSGMEHLGFRTVKSISKIKK; from the coding sequence ATGATACAAAAAAAACGTTCACTTGTTCCGTCTTGCACCATATTGGCCACATTATTGATGGCGATAGGGTGCAATGGGAAGAAAGAAAAAGATACGGTGCCAAAGGAGGGTCAATCCAATATCAGCATCGATATAATGATGGATCAACCCAAAAGCTTGGAAACCCCTGATGGTATGGTTTGGATTCCTGGAGGTATATTTTACCAAGGTGCGGTGGCTTCGGATAAGATGGCCATGGCCCATGAGAAACCAGTACACCAAGTGGCGGTAGATGGTTTTTTCATGGACATCCATGAAGTGACCAACGCCCAATTTTCAAGATTTGTAGAAGAAACTGGTTATGTGACGGTTGCCGAACGTGAGATAGATTGGGAAGAATTGAAACAACAACTTCCTGAAGGGACCCCCAAACCCCATGACTCTATTTTACAGCCAGGGTCTTTAGTATTCAAAAAAACAAAATCAAGTGTACCCAACCTTTATGATTATTCACAGTGGTGGGAATGGAAAATGGGCGCGAAATGGAAAGAACCCAATGGTCCTGGAAGCAGTATCGAAGGCAAGGAAGACCATCCCGTGGTACACATAGCTTATGAAGATGCCCAAGCCTATTGCAAATGGGCGGGACGCAGATTACCAACGGAGGCAGAATGGGAATATGCTGCCCGTGCTGGAATGGAAGAAAGTATTTTTTTCTGGGGTAATGACCATTCCCAATTGAGCTTCTTCGCCAATTCCTGGGAAGGGGAGTTTCCAGTAAAGAACACGATGGAAGACGGTTTTGAGAACAGTGCCCCTGTTATGAGTTATCCTAGAAACGATTTTGGTCTTTATGATATGGCCGGCAACGTTTGGGAATGGACCAGTGATTGGTATAACACCAATTACTATCAAACACTAGCGTCGAATGGAGAGGTGGACCAAAACCCAAAAGGAGCAACAAATGCATTCAACCCGAACAATACTTATGTCAAGGAACGTGTAATTAAAGGAGGGTCTTTCCTCTGCAGTGCCTCATATTGTGCCAGCTATAGAATTTCAGCTCGCATGGCCACCAGTCCGGATTCTGGAATGGAGCATTTGGGGTTCAGGACAGTGAAGTCAATCTCAAAAATCAAAAAATGA
- a CDS encoding LacI family DNA-binding transcriptional regulator has product MAAITGIKDLAAILKVSPSTISKALSDSPEISRETKSRVRKMAESMGYVPNHYARSLKSKQTKTIGVIVPNVIDDFFAKVLHGIEREASNHGFTVLVTFSNDRKANEIKNLISLVNHCVDGILISFSKGTQKNNDYGTVERVMGHGMPIVMFDRIYHELALDSVSIDDFQGAFKATQHLCNSGCNSIGFLSSISGTSVGRARKRGYRKALKEHGLFNKKPCSIEFGSYRNFKSILAKGMKEYKLDGILAADELSAVYALNTLKQLGYQVPGEISIIGFTDGPMAQSAFPALSVVSQQAEKMGSMAFELLRGRLTKGYGKIQNMVIKPELLLRETTN; this is encoded by the coding sequence ATGGCAGCCATAACCGGTATAAAAGATCTGGCGGCAATTCTGAAAGTTTCACCGTCCACAATATCCAAAGCCTTGTCCGATAGTCCCGAGATAAGCAGGGAGACAAAAAGTCGTGTAAGGAAAATGGCTGAATCCATGGGCTATGTTCCCAACCACTATGCGCGAAGCTTGAAATCAAAACAGACGAAAACAATTGGTGTTATCGTACCCAATGTCATTGATGATTTTTTCGCTAAAGTGTTGCACGGAATCGAAAGGGAGGCTTCAAACCATGGTTTCACCGTCTTAGTTACGTTTTCAAACGATAGAAAGGCAAATGAAATCAAAAATCTAATCAGTCTGGTCAACCATTGTGTGGATGGGATTCTGATTTCCTTTTCAAAGGGAACACAAAAAAACAACGATTATGGTACTGTGGAGCGGGTTATGGGTCACGGAATGCCAATTGTGATGTTTGATCGGATATATCATGAACTTGCTTTGGATTCTGTTTCTATCGATGATTTTCAGGGGGCCTTCAAAGCAACGCAACATTTATGCAATTCAGGCTGCAATTCCATAGGGTTCTTATCATCAATTTCAGGCACCAGTGTGGGTCGGGCCAGAAAAAGAGGGTATCGGAAGGCACTGAAAGAGCATGGGCTCTTTAATAAAAAGCCCTGTAGTATAGAATTCGGTAGCTATCGAAATTTCAAAAGCATTTTGGCCAAAGGAATGAAGGAATATAAATTGGATGGAATCCTTGCCGCGGATGAGCTTTCGGCCGTCTATGCGTTAAATACCCTGAAGCAATTGGGCTATCAGGTACCGGGGGAGATCTCAATTATAGGGTTTACAGATGGTCCTATGGCGCAGTCCGCTTTTCCTGCGTTAAGTGTGGTGTCACAACAAGCGGAGAAAATGGGATCAATGGCCTTTGAATTATTGAGGGGCAGATTGACAAAGGGGTACGGAAAAATCCAAAATATGGTCATTAAACCCGAATTATTGCTTAGGGAAACCACTAATTGA